The sequence CTTCGAAGGCAATGCCCTCATCAAAGCCCGCTACATCAAGGAAAAATACGGCTACGACTGCTTTGCCGACGACTCGGGCCTCGAAATAACCGCCCTCGGCGGTGCCCCCGGCGTCTTCTCGGCCCGCTTCTCGGGCGAAGCCCACAACTCCGAAAAAAACATGGACAAGGTGCTCTCCCTCATGCAGGGGGCGAGCGACCGCTCGGCCCGTTTCCGCACCGTGGCCGCCCTTGTCATCGGCAACCGGGAATACACCTTCGAAGGAGAAATCAAAGGGCAGATTCTCGAAGAACGCAGGGGAAAAGGCGGATTCGGCTACGACCCCATCTTCCTGCCCGAAGGCGAAACCCTCACGTTTGC comes from Candidatus Caccoplasma merdavium and encodes:
- a CDS encoding non-canonical purine NTP diphosphatase — translated: MKQLVFATNNAHKLDEVRNIVGDTFDILSLEQIGCHDDIEETADTFEGNALIKARYIKEKYGYDCFADDSGLEITALGGAPGVFSARFSGEAHNSEKNMDKVLSLMQGASDRSARFRTVAALVIGNREYTFEGEIKGQILEERRGKGGFGYDPIFLPEGETLTFAEMSETQKNAISHRARAMKKLADFLLANS